One window of Leucoraja erinacea ecotype New England chromosome 14, Leri_hhj_1, whole genome shotgun sequence genomic DNA carries:
- the LOC129703162 gene encoding ankyrin repeat domain-containing protein 65-like, with the protein MSELSEMTWKWMELHDSISSPDKNSKTVDMNPLQQGTCDPLSASMGPTSENGIQPSPVASQGRGLNGVQSQLPSKTLKPLVLNENCGNESGWTPLHHAAFCGNIPLIKHLLHRRAAINQRSEFHYTPVHRAALNGHAEAVDYLLHRGALLEAKTRCGASPLHCATAHGHVDTARRLLKYGASAGIKDNNKWTPLHWAAVNGHREMAELLLLTEGSALDERTDDGMTPLQLAVQAGHTEVTEYLLKEGADVNAKDEINETALHKAAACGRIEVRW; encoded by the exons ATGTCTGAACTCTCCGAGATGACGTGGAAATGGATGGAGTTGCACGATTCGATCTCCTCCCCCGACAAGAACAGCAAGACCGTGGACATGAACCCACTTCAGCAGGGAACGTGCGACCCTCTAAGTGCCTCCATGGGACCCACCTCCGAAAACGGAATACAGCCATCACCAGTTGCAAGCCAGGGAAGAGGGTTGAATGGAGTTCAAAGCCAATTGCCGTCAAAAACATTGAA GCCTCTTGTTTTGAATGAAAACTGCGGGAATGAGTCTGGCTGGACGCCACTGCATCACGCAGCGTTCTGTGGCAATATCCCCCTGATCAAACACCTCCTGCACAGACGGGCAGCCATCAACCAGCGCAGCGAGTTCCATTACACGCCCGTACACAGGGCTGCTCTGAACGGCCACGCCGAGGCCGTGGACTATCTTCTGCATCGTGGAGCTCTCCTCGAGGCCAAGACCCGGTGTGGAGCCAGCCCGCTGCACTGTGCTACGGCCCACGGTCACGTCGACACCGCCCGGCGGCTCCTGAAATACGGGGCGTCCGCGGGCATCAAGGACAACAACAAGTGGACCCCTTTACACTGGGCCGCCGTCAACGGACACAGGGAAATGGCCGAGCTGCTGCTGCTCACGGAAGGGAGTGCGCTGGACGAAAGGACGGATGACGGCATGACACCGTTGCAACTGGCGGTGCAGGCCGGGCACACCGAGGTTACCGAATATCTACTGAAGGAGGGAGCTGACGTTAATGCCAAGGATGAAATTAACGAAACTGCTCTACACAAAGCTGCTGCATGTGGAAGAATAGAGGTGAGGTGGTAA